Part of the Phycisphaeraceae bacterium genome, GTTCTCGCGCATGCTGCGCAGGAGCGTCTCGGCTTCGGCGACCTGCACGCCGCTCCACAGTCGCATCCAGAGGAGATCGCTGAACAGCGACCGAAGCTGCTCAGACGCCTGCTCGAGCCGGGCGGGATCGGCGCCCTGGCGCTGGTACTCGGCGATGACCTGCTGGGCCTGTGCGATGTTCTTCGTGAGGAGCGCGGCCGAGGTGCCGACACGGTCGTTGCGCCCCAGCGCGAGGTTCGCGGCGGCACGCAGGATCTCGAGCTCGGGCTCGAGCGTGACTTCTTCGGCGGGGCTCCCGGCCGGGGGCTGCTGGCCGTAGGACTGGTAGAGCTCGATCTCGCGCGCCCGGGCGCTGCGCACGGCGCGCTCGCGCTCGTCGAGGAGTCTGACGACGTCCTCGGGCCCGACCATGCCCCAGTAGCTGAGGATTCGTTCGAACGCGAGGCCCACGTCGCCCATCCGGTTCTCGTAGGTATGGATCGAGTCCGTGTTGAGCTGGAAGCGCAGCGCGGTGCGGAAGGCGCCCCTCGAGCGGAGCTCGCGCGTCAGGTTCGCGTGGCTCGACGCGTCCATGGGGTCGGCCATGATCACGTTGAGGAGTGCCTCGGCGCGTGCGAGCGGGTCGTCGCTCGATTCCAGGACGATCGTGGCCGCGAGGACGGCGGCGTCTTTGTTGCTCGAGTCGAGCTGCGTCGCCTGTGTCAGGCGCCGGATGAAACCGGCGTTGTCGCCCTGCTCGCGCGCCAGGAGGGCGGCGTCGAAGGCGAGGCGGCTGCGGATCGAGGGGTCGAGACGCTCTCCGGCCGGGCCGAGGAGGCGGTCGTACGCGCTCATGCGATCTTCGGCGATCTGGATCGCGCCGATGCGCGAGGAGATCAGCCGGAGCTGGGCGACACGGTCGTTGGGGTCGCGCTGGACGAGCTGCGCCGTCGCGTTGATCTCTCGATCGCGGTCCCGGGCGCCGTGCCAGGCGTCGATCTGACGCCGGAGGAGGTCAAGACTGTTCGGGTCGAGCTGGTGCGCCAGTTCGAGCGCATGGGCGGTCAGCCGGTAGTCGTTGGTCGACGGGTCGCCCGCGCTGCGCAGGGAAAGCACGCCCGTCCGGGCGATCCAGCGGGCGAGGAGTGCCCTGGAGGACGCGCTCGCGGTCTCGAACTCTCGCGCCGGGATGACCTCGGTCTGGGCGTGGGCGAGCGACGGGATGAACGCGCTCGCGAGCGAGACGACGGCGATGGATCCGAGTAGGCGACGCGACCTCACGACGAAGCTCCGGCGGCCAGCGCCGCAATAGTCCCAAGAAGCCCGAGGGCGAATGCCGCCCCGGCGATCAACTCGACGGACGCGACGACCGTGCGGTTCGCGCCCGGGCACAACCTATCGGCCACCGCGACCAGGAACACGAACTGCCCGGCGGCGATTGCGCTCAGCCCGCCCAGCCGGATGCCCGGGCCGACCCCTCCCCACGCGTGGGGGGGGCTGCTGGCGACGACGGCCCCTCCGATGACGAGAACCATCGCCCAGAGCGACCCAGCGGCCACGAGGACTACCAGGTTGAGTCGATGCGTCATCGTCGTTGGGGCTCCGTAGCACGGATCGAGACGCCCTGGGAGGGAACCCGGCCCGCCCGCGCCGCGAACCGTGCATTCGAAGATATCGGCCCCGGACACGCATTGCCAACCATCCCCTCGCCCAACTCCCACGAATCCCGCGGTTTGACGCTTTCCGGACCCACCGCTACCGTCCGGCCTGTTTCACCCGAGTCGGGCTCGGGCCCGGTCTTGTCCTGCGCGCCTGTCCCGTCGCGACACCCCGTCCGACCCTGGGCGTCCGCGACCACGCGATCCCCGCGAGAGCACGAATGAAGATCTCCGATCTCCGCCTCCCCATCCTCGCGTTGCTGGCTACCTGCTCGCTCGCGCTCGCGGCGCCCCTCCCCGAGGGCGTCTCGACCCGCCCCAACCTGACCGATGCCGATCGCGGCGCGATCCGCGCGTTCGTCGCCGAGCGTGCTTCGGCCCTCTCGACCGGCGAGCCGGCCCAGCTCCAGCGGGCCCGCTCCGAGCTTTTCGACACCCTGTCGCGCGAGTCGAGCGTGGTCTTCCGGATCGAGGTCAGCTCCGCGCTCGCGCCCACGCTCGTCGAGCTGGGTCGGGGCCAGGACGAGTTCCGCGCGTTCAACGCGGTGCAGCTCGCCGGGGTGCTCGCGACGGACTCGTCGCTGCCGATCATCCGCACCGCGCTCGCCGACACCCGCCCGACGGTCCGCTACGCCGGCGCGCTGGCGTCGCGGATCCTCTTCCAGGGCGTCATCGACAGCCGCTCCTCGCTCACCGACGACACGGTTCCCCAGCTGATGTCCGAGCTGGCGCAGCGCCTTCGCGTCGAGCGCGACCCGGTGGTCGCCGAGGGAATGATGAGCGCGTTCACGGTGCAGTTCCCCGGCGCGACCGGGCTCGCGCGTCGCGCCGCCGCCGTTCGCGCGATGGACGACGCGACGATCGAGCTGGTGCGCGCCGCGCGCGGCTCGTCGCAGGCGTCGGAGTGGACGCGCGTGTTCGTGCGCGCCGTGGACGCGTCGCGTCGGCTGCTGCTCGACCAGCAGGTCGCGGGGCAGCGCGACGAGGCCTTCGCGCGGGCCGCCGCGACGCTGGCCGGGCATTCCCTCGCGTTCGGGCTGGCGCGCCTCGAGGGCTCGGCCGACTCCGCGGAGCGAGCCGGCGTGGGCGACTTGCTGAAGGCCTGCGAGGTGACGCTGCTGCTTTCCTCGGCGCAGCTGCGTCGCGCCGATGCCGGCGCAGAGCAGCCGATCGCCCAGGCCTTCGACCGCGCCAACGACCGCGCCCTGCGCGACGCCGTCAACCGCTGGATCGGCCAGAACGGCCTGCTCTACCAGGCCCCGTTCAACCTGCCGGCGGGATCGATCGGTCGCTGAGGCGCGAACCCGCGAGTTGCGATCCGGTACAAGTGACGGGCGTTCCTCCCGAGCGCGACCCTAGCAGGCGCGGCGAACGCCGACGCCAATCCCGGAGACGACTCTCGACGTGTGGAAGCTCGCCGCGCCATTTCTGCTCCTGATCCTCGCGATCGTCGGGGCTGTCGCGACGGACAGGCCGCAGCCGCCCGCTGACTACACCTTCATCAACGGCGCCACGGTTTTCACGCTCGACCCTCAGCGCATGTCGTACGAGCAGGACCTGCGCATCGCGCACGCGATTTACGACGGGCTGGTCCGCTGGAACCCGTACACCTACGACATCATCCCGGGCGTGGCGGAGCGCTGGGAGGTCTCGCCGGACGGGCTCGTCTACACCTTCCACCTGCGTGACGACGCGCGCTGGTCGACGGGCGAGCGCATCACGCCCGATGACTTCCGCTACGCGTGGCGGCGCGCCCTCATGCCCGACAGCGCGGCCGACTACACGGGGCTGTTCTTCAAAATCCGCGGCGCCAGAGAGTTCTTCGATTTCCGCGTCGCGCAGCTCGCCGAGTACGCGAGCCGACCCGCCACGGAGCGCACGCAACGCGCCGCGCTCGAGCTGCGTGAAGCGACCAACCGCGCGTTCGACGAGCTGGTCGGGTTCGAGACGCCCGACGACCGAACCGTCGTGGTGACCCTCGAGCGACCGACGCCCTACTTCCTCGACCTGTGCGCGTTCCCGATCTTCTTCCCGCCGCACCCGCCCACGGTCGAGCGGTACGTCACCGTCGACCCGTCGAGCGGGCGGCTCGACCAGCGCTACGACTGGACCAAGCCCCCCAAGCTCGTCTCGGGCGGCGCGTACATCGTCACCTCGTGGCGGTTCAAGCGCGACATGCGCCTCGAGAAGAACCCGTTCTACTGGGACAGGGACAACGTCGTGTCGGAGAGCGTGCTGTCGCTCGAGATTGAAGATGTGAACACCCGCGCGCTGACCTTCGAGACCCGCGGCGCCGACTGGGACACCAACATCCTCACCGACTACCTGCCCGACCTGATCCGCCTGCGCGCCAAGGGACTGCGAGACGACGCGCACCCGTACTCGCGCTTCGGGACCTATTTCTGGTCGTTCAACTGCACCCCGACGCTCACCGACGGGCGCGACAACCCGTTCCACGACCCGCGAGTGCGGCGCGCGTTCGCCATGAGCGTCGAGAAGCGCGACATCACCGACAAGGTGCGTCAGCTCGGCGAGCCGCCGACCAGCGTCTTCATCCCGCCGGGCAGCATCCCCGGGTTCGACGAGACGGGGTCGATCCGCGGCGTCGGGTTCGACCCGGTCGGCGCCAGGGCGCTGCTGCGCGACGCCGGCTGGGAGTTCCGCGACGGCGCGCTGCGCGACCCGAACGGCTCGGTCTTCCCCACGGTCGAGATGCTCTGCTCATCCGGCTCGTACCACGAGAAGGTCGCCCTCGCGATGGGCGACATGTGGGAGCGCCACCTCGGCGCACGCACCCGGCTCGTCGTGAAGGAAGCCAAGACCTACAAGGACGACCTCAAGCGTCAGGACTTCATGCTCGCGCGCGGCGGCTGGTACGGGGACTACGGCGATCCGACCACCTTCCTCCTGCTCCACCGCACAGGCGACGGCAACAACGATCGCGGCTACAGCGATCCCCACTTCGACGCGCTCATGGACGCCGCGGACAACGAGCGCGATCCCGACAAACGCATGCGCCTCCTCGAGGAGGCCGAACGCTACACGATGGAGGTCTCGCTGCCGATCCTCCCGATCTGGACCTACACGCACTTCTACTACTTCCGCCCCGACGAGCTCTTCGGCATCAGCGACCACCCCCGGCTTGTGCAGTACATCCACTGGATCGGCAAGCGCGAGCCGGGCGAGCCGCCGCGCTGGAACAGGTATCAGCGCGAGTATTTCGGCGCGCGGAGCGACGAAGGGGGCGGCGCGCCATGATCGCGATGATCGTCCGACGGCTCCTCCAGCTCCCGCTCATCCTGCTGGCGATCTACACCGTGACCTTCCTGCTGGCGTGGGCGCTGCCGGGCAGCGCCGTCGTGAGCGACGAGGGGCGCGCCCCGCCGCCCGAGGTCCTCGCCGCGATCGAGGCGCGCTACGGGCTCGACGATCCCGTCCGCTTCTACTTCACCTATCTGGGTGACGTGCTCTTCCGGCTCGACTTCGGCCCGTCGCTGCGATACCCCGACTGGACGGTGAATCAGATCGTCGCGAGCGCGCTGCCCGTCTCCGTCGCGCTGGGGCTGACCGCGATCCTCATCGCGACCTTCATCGGGCTGGCGGCGGGGGTGATCGGCGCGCTGCGCCCCAACTCCGTCGCCGACATCGCCACCCTCGCGCTCGCGCTCATCGGCATCAGTCTGCCCACCTTTGTCATCGGCGCGGTTCTGCTCATTGTCTTCCCGGTCTGGATCGGGATCGGCAGCGTCGGTGGGTGGGGGACCGTGGGCGACATCGCGCTGCCTGCATTCACGCTCTCGCTCCCGTTCGCGGCGTACATCGCGCGGCTCACGCGCATGGGGATGATCGAGACGCTCGGCGCAGACTACATCCGCACGGCGCGCGCAAAGGGCCTCCCGGCGCGCACCGTCGTGCTCAAGCACGCGCTCAAGAACGCCTTTCTCCCGGTGCTGTCGTACCTCGGGCCCGCCGCCGCCGCGGCCATGACGGGGTCCTTTGTCATCGAGAAGGTCTTCAACGTCCCGGGCATCGGGCAGCACTTCGTCAACGGCGTGCTGAACAAGGACCTCTTCCTCATCATGGGAGTGGTCCTGATCTACGCCACCATCCTGATTCTCTTTAATCTGGCCGTCGATGTCCTGTACCGCTGGATAGACCCGCGCATCGAGCAGTGATCGCGACGTTCAGGTTTAGCCCCGGCCCTCGTCTCCCCGGAGGAGCGTGTCGGGCGGGGGCGTCGTCGGCGCGAACGGGTCGCTGGTCCTGCCGGCGTCCCGGTCGACCGGCCGGTGGGCGTGGGGGGGCAGCTCGATCCCGGAGGGCGCCGCGGGCGACACCCCGTCCCTGGCTTCCTCTCGGGTGTCCGCCTTCTGGGAGAGTGCGTTTTCTGCGCGATCGAGCCGAACCGAGAGCGCTTCCACCCGCCGGTGGAGGGCGATGATCTCGCCGTGCATCTGTTCCACCGCCCGCTCGTTGAACGCGAGCGCTTCTTCGAGCCGGGTCAGTCGGTCGTCCGATGGGTTCATGCTCGCTCGCTCTCTCCGCTGGTGCGGACGATCGGGTTCATGTTTGGGCGGGCGCTCGCCGACGGCGCGTCCCAGACCTATTCTCGCCGCGTGACTATGCCAGGACCTCTCAGCGCCAGCATTGTTGTGACGACCGCCCTGTGCGTCTTGTGCCGGGTCGTCGCGGCGTCCCCGGACAACCCGCCTGCGCCGGGCGATGCCCCACTGAAGCTCGACGCGGACGAGATCCGCTGGAACGATGCCGCGCGATCGTCCTCCGATGAATCGCTCGGGAAGCCCGCGCCGGTTCCCTACGGGATGCCCGGCCAGTGGTGGCTCTCGGTCGGGGCCGGCGTCGCCGCGGCGCAGACCGACGGAGACTTCGCCGCCGACGGTCGCCTCAACCTCACCACCTCGACCTTCCTCGTCGAGGACTTCGAGTTTCTGATGGAGTGGGACTTCTGGGGCTTCATGCAGGACGGCCCAGACGCCGTCGGCCTCTCCTGGTCTTTCCTCCTGCGCGTGCACTTCCCGCTCGACGACGAGCGCAACACCACCTTCTTTCTCGACGGCGGCGTGGGCGTGCTTGGCTCGACCGAGCGCGTGCCCGAAGACGGCACCTTCGTCAACCTGATCCCGAAGCTCGGCTTCGGCTGGTCGCATCGCCTGGGCGATTCCGCCGACCGCCTGGTCGGTGGCGTCCGCTGGCATCACATCTCGAATGCGCGCATCAGCGGCGAAGAAAGCAACCCCTCGCGCGACGGCGTGATGTTCTACCTCGGGTACACCTTCCCGCTCTGACCCTTCGCGCCGTACCCGTCGGGGTGTGACGCGAACCAGCGCCACGCGGTCTCCACGATCGCGTCGAGCTCGACGAAGCGCGGCGACCACCCGAGTTCACGCCGCGCTTTCTCGCCGCTCGCGTAGAGCGCCGCCGCGTCCCCTGCGCGGCGCGCCGACTCGCGCACCTCGAAGTCACGCCCCGTGACCCTGCGCACGCTGGCGATGACCTCGCGCACGCTCGCGGGCCGGCCCGTGCCCAGGTTGTACGCGCGGAATTCATGGGAAGCGGGCTCGAGCGCCGCGAGCAGACGCATGTGCGCGTCGACGAGATCGTCGACGTGGACGTAATCGCGCACACACGAGCCGTCTGGCGTTGGGTAGTCCGTGCCGCGGACTTCGACGAAGGCGCGACCGGCGCGCGCCGCTTCGAGGCAGATCGGGATCAGATGGGTCTCCGGGCGATGGTCCTCGCCCAGCAGGCCGTGCTCGTCGCACCCGGCGACGTTGAAGTATCGCAGCGCGCCGCACGCGAACGGGCGCCCGTCGGCGGCGCACCACGACGCGTAGTCGCGCATCACGCGCTCGGCGCAGCGTTTCGACCAGCCGTAGGGGTGGATCGGCTCGGTCGGGCAGTCCTCGCGGATGGGCAGCAGCGCCGCGCCCGGCTCGCCGTAATAGGTGCAGGTCGACGACAGCACGAACCGCTGGACGCCGGCGTCGCGGCAGGCGGTCAGTGTCGAGGTCGTGCCGCCGACATTCACCGCGTGGTACTCGAGGGGCATGCGGGTCGATTCCTCGACATACGCCTTGGCCGCGAAGTGCAGGGCGCTGCCGATCGAGTGCTCACGCAGCAGCGCCGTGAGGGCGCCGGTGTCGCGGACATCCAGAACGGCGAAGGCGAGCCGATCCTTCGCGCCAGGGAGCGTTCGCAGGGCGTCGATCGCCCCGGGGTTGCCGCGAGACAGGTCGTCGACCCCCAGCACGAAAAGCCCGTCCTCGAGGAGTCTCCTCGCGGCGTGCGAGCCGATATACCCTGCAGCACCCGTCACGAGCGTTCGCATCACGCCCAAGGTATCGGCACATCCGCCCCCACGCTCGCGAGCACCCCCAGAGAGATCAAACCGTGCGCACGAACGACGAGCAGCACCAGCCGGCCACCCCCACGCCGTCGCACGACGCGCCGCTGTCGACGCCCGAGCCCTCGCATGCGTCGCTCGCGTTCCGGGGTGTTTTCGGCGGCGCGATGATGGGCATGGCGAACCTCGTCCCGGGCATTTCCGGGGGGACGATGCTCCTC contains:
- a CDS encoding peptide ABC transporter substrate-binding protein yields the protein MWKLAAPFLLLILAIVGAVATDRPQPPADYTFINGATVFTLDPQRMSYEQDLRIAHAIYDGLVRWNPYTYDIIPGVAERWEVSPDGLVYTFHLRDDARWSTGERITPDDFRYAWRRALMPDSAADYTGLFFKIRGAREFFDFRVAQLAEYASRPATERTQRAALELREATNRAFDELVGFETPDDRTVVVTLERPTPYFLDLCAFPIFFPPHPPTVERYVTVDPSSGRLDQRYDWTKPPKLVSGGAYIVTSWRFKRDMRLEKNPFYWDRDNVVSESVLSLEIEDVNTRALTFETRGADWDTNILTDYLPDLIRLRAKGLRDDAHPYSRFGTYFWSFNCTPTLTDGRDNPFHDPRVRRAFAMSVEKRDITDKVRQLGEPPTSVFIPPGSIPGFDETGSIRGVGFDPVGARALLRDAGWEFRDGALRDPNGSVFPTVEMLCSSGSYHEKVALAMGDMWERHLGARTRLVVKEAKTYKDDLKRQDFMLARGGWYGDYGDPTTFLLLHRTGDGNNDRGYSDPHFDALMDAADNERDPDKRMRLLEEAERYTMEVSLPILPIWTYTHFYYFRPDELFGISDHPRLVQYIHWIGKREPGEPPRWNRYQREYFGARSDEGGGAP
- a CDS encoding ABC transporter permease, with the protein product MIAMIVRRLLQLPLILLAIYTVTFLLAWALPGSAVVSDEGRAPPPEVLAAIEARYGLDDPVRFYFTYLGDVLFRLDFGPSLRYPDWTVNQIVASALPVSVALGLTAILIATFIGLAAGVIGALRPNSVADIATLALALIGISLPTFVIGAVLLIVFPVWIGIGSVGGWGTVGDIALPAFTLSLPFAAYIARLTRMGMIETLGADYIRTARAKGLPARTVVLKHALKNAFLPVLSYLGPAAAAAMTGSFVIEKVFNVPGIGQHFVNGVLNKDLFLIMGVVLIYATILILFNLAVDVLYRWIDPRIEQ
- a CDS encoding SlyX family protein, whose protein sequence is MNPSDDRLTRLEEALAFNERAVEQMHGEIIALHRRVEALSVRLDRAENALSQKADTREEARDGVSPAAPSGIELPPHAHRPVDRDAGRTSDPFAPTTPPPDTLLRGDEGRG
- a CDS encoding acyloxyacyl hydrolase, producing MTMPGPLSASIVVTTALCVLCRVVAASPDNPPAPGDAPLKLDADEIRWNDAARSSSDESLGKPAPVPYGMPGQWWLSVGAGVAAAQTDGDFAADGRLNLTTSTFLVEDFEFLMEWDFWGFMQDGPDAVGLSWSFLLRVHFPLDDERNTTFFLDGGVGVLGSTERVPEDGTFVNLIPKLGFGWSHRLGDSADRLVGGVRWHHISNARISGEESNPSRDGVMFYLGYTFPL
- the galE gene encoding UDP-glucose 4-epimerase GalE; its protein translation is MRTLVTGAAGYIGSHAARRLLEDGLFVLGVDDLSRGNPGAIDALRTLPGAKDRLAFAVLDVRDTGALTALLREHSIGSALHFAAKAYVEESTRMPLEYHAVNVGGTTSTLTACRDAGVQRFVLSSTCTYYGEPGAALLPIREDCPTEPIHPYGWSKRCAERVMRDYASWCAADGRPFACGALRYFNVAGCDEHGLLGEDHRPETHLIPICLEAARAGRAFVEVRGTDYPTPDGSCVRDYVHVDDLVDAHMRLLAALEPASHEFRAYNLGTGRPASVREVIASVRRVTGRDFEVRESARRAGDAAALYASGEKARRELGWSPRFVELDAIVETAWRWFASHPDGYGAKGQSGKVYPR